A genomic region of Gemmatimonas sp. contains the following coding sequences:
- a CDS encoding ATP-binding cassette domain-containing protein, which translates to MESMSPTPSVAGDPLLQVTQLRLARRHAGVTQDVLREVSLDLAPGRVCALMGVSGAGKSTVLRTIVALEPFEAGRIAVDGVTLTPGPLPRESALRPLRRRVGMVFQQHALFPHLTVHENVALAPVHALGATREHAGGVADSLLASLGVAHRRAAYPDQLSGGEAQRVAIARALALDPPLLLMDEPTAALDPARRAALAETLRALAAAGRTLLITTHDIDFATEVADEVAIMAHGELVERGPARHVLEQPQHEATRALLRFGER; encoded by the coding sequence ATGGAATCGATGAGCCCCACGCCGTCAGTGGCCGGCGACCCGCTGCTGCAGGTGACGCAGCTGCGTCTCGCACGGCGGCATGCCGGGGTCACGCAGGATGTGCTGCGCGAGGTCTCGCTCGATCTCGCCCCGGGGCGCGTGTGCGCGCTCATGGGGGTGAGCGGCGCAGGCAAGAGCACCGTGCTGCGCACGATCGTGGCACTCGAGCCGTTCGAGGCGGGACGCATTGCGGTGGATGGCGTGACGCTCACGCCCGGTCCGCTGCCGCGCGAATCGGCGCTGCGTCCGCTGCGCCGCAGGGTGGGCATGGTGTTCCAGCAGCACGCGCTCTTCCCGCACCTCACCGTGCACGAAAACGTCGCGCTGGCGCCGGTACACGCGCTCGGAGCCACCCGCGAGCACGCCGGCGGCGTGGCCGACTCGCTGCTCGCGTCGCTGGGCGTGGCCCATCGCCGTGCGGCGTATCCCGACCAGCTCTCCGGCGGCGAAGCGCAACGCGTGGCCATTGCCCGCGCCCTGGCGCTCGATCCACCCCTGTTGCTCATGGACGAGCCCACGGCGGCACTCGATCCCGCGCGGCGCGCGGCGCTGGCCGAAACGCTGCGCGCGCTGGCGGCCGCGGGGCGCACGCTGCTCATCACGACGCACGACATCGACTTCGCTACCGAGGTGGCCGACGAGGTGGCCATCATGGCGCACGGGGAGCTCGTGGAACGTGGACCCGCGCGTCACGTGCTGGAGCAGCCGCAGCACGAGGCCACGCGCGCCCTGCTGCGGTTTGGGGAGCGGTAG
- a CDS encoding ABC transporter substrate-binding protein/permease, which yields MADNRARFALALLAFGVAACGGEAPAPSGAGATVLRWGGDAEGGAPFVEADPSNPSVVRGFDVEIAELMAQGLGRSARFTQVAWASIEPSVARGDFDVGMSGVEDRSELRARFAVSLPYFEFRQVLAVRTADTARYRTLAQLAGRRVATLGATGAYRLLLAAQQAHGVVPVSYDDDVHPYTDLVEGRVDAVLLDHVIADRALQRTGGFVIQPAEVARGAYVAVFARNQAALRDSANRVLAARLRDGTLAAVFRKWGVWDAEQSAYQQRLIASLQPGSGSGSGSGLGSGLGSGLGSGSGSGSGSGLGSGSGSGLGSGSGSELGSELGSELGSELGSELGSGTVGARSVWAYAPSLLRAAAITLGISVAAMLLAVLLGSGIAAGRVYGGPVTRGALATYVEIVRGTPVLLQLFVLYYGLSAVVRLPALLAAIIGLGLNYAAYESEIYRSALQAVPRLQLEAARTLGLSEWQLFRLVRGPQAFRLALAPMTNDFVALLKDSSLVSVITVVELTKQTAIYATNVGSWLVPGLACGAMYLALSLPLSRLARRLEARWNR from the coding sequence ATGGCGGATAACCGGGCGCGATTCGCGCTGGCGCTCCTCGCCTTCGGTGTTGCGGCGTGCGGTGGTGAAGCCCCGGCACCGTCCGGCGCCGGGGCGACGGTATTGCGCTGGGGTGGCGACGCCGAGGGTGGCGCGCCGTTCGTGGAGGCCGACCCGTCGAATCCGTCGGTGGTCCGCGGCTTCGACGTGGAGATCGCCGAGCTGATGGCCCAGGGGCTCGGGCGTTCGGCGCGCTTCACCCAGGTGGCGTGGGCCAGTATCGAACCGTCGGTGGCGCGCGGCGACTTCGACGTAGGGATGTCGGGGGTCGAGGACCGGTCCGAGCTGCGGGCGCGCTTCGCGGTGAGCCTCCCGTACTTCGAGTTCCGGCAGGTGCTGGCGGTGCGCACGGCCGATACGGCGCGCTATCGCACGCTCGCCCAGCTTGCCGGTCGGCGCGTAGCCACGCTGGGTGCGACCGGCGCCTACCGACTGTTGCTGGCCGCGCAGCAGGCGCACGGCGTGGTGCCGGTGAGCTACGACGACGACGTGCACCCGTACACCGACCTCGTGGAGGGGCGCGTGGACGCGGTGCTGCTGGATCATGTGATCGCCGACCGGGCCTTGCAGCGCACGGGCGGATTCGTGATTCAGCCCGCGGAGGTGGCGCGGGGGGCCTACGTGGCGGTCTTCGCGCGCAACCAAGCCGCGCTGCGCGACTCGGCCAACCGCGTGCTCGCCGCGCGACTGCGTGACGGCACACTGGCGGCCGTGTTCCGGAAGTGGGGCGTGTGGGATGCCGAGCAGTCGGCGTATCAGCAGCGGCTGATCGCATCGCTCCAGCCAGGGTCGGGGTCAGGGTCGGGGTCAGGGTTGGGGTCAGGGTTGGGGTCAGGGTTGGGGTCAGGGTCGGGGTCAGGGTCGGGGTCAGGGTTGGGGTCAGGGTCGGGGTCAGGGTTGGGGTCAGGGTCGGGGTCAGAGCTGGGGTCAGAGCTGGGGTCAGAGCTGGGGTCAGAGCTGGGGTCGGAGCTGGGGTCGGGGACGGTCGGCGCCAGGTCGGTGTGGGCGTACGCGCCATCGCTGCTGCGTGCGGCGGCCATCACGCTGGGCATTTCGGTGGCCGCCATGCTGCTGGCCGTGCTGCTTGGCAGCGGCATCGCCGCCGGTCGGGTGTACGGCGGCCCCGTGACGCGCGGGGCACTGGCCACCTACGTGGAGATCGTGCGCGGCACGCCGGTGCTGCTGCAGCTGTTCGTGCTGTACTACGGCCTCAGTGCGGTGGTGCGGCTCCCGGCGCTGCTCGCCGCCATCATCGGTCTCGGGCTCAACTATGCCGCCTACGAGTCGGAGATCTACCGCAGTGCGCTGCAGGCGGTGCCGCGGCTCCAGCTCGAAGCCGCCCGCACCCTCGGGCTCAGCGAATGGCAGCTGTTCCGGCTCGTGCGCGGACCGCAGGCCTTCCGCCTCGCGCTGGCGCCCATGACGAACGATTTCGTGGCGCTGCTCAAGGACTCGTCGCTGGTCAGTGTCATCACCGTCGTGGAGCTCACCAAGCAAACGGCCATCTACGCCACCAACGTGGGGAGCTGGCTGGTACCGGGGTTGGCCTGTGGTGCCATGTACCTGGCGCTGTCACTGCCCCTGTCGCGCCTGGCGCGCCGTCTGGAGGCGCGATGGAATCGATGA
- the glgA gene encoding glycogen synthase GlgA: MNVLFVAAEVAPYVKTGGLADVAGALPPALQRLGHDVRVVMPRYRSVREQGIPMAGPIAASFLPAGVRAEEQRVWRAAASNVPLYFLDIPAAFERSAVYGEPDDARRFILFARGVLDAMQHLREVEGWQPDVVHCHDWHAALVINYLKSYYAYTFGHIATVFTIHNLAYQGQVHPDVAQLAGLHEGGLVENGMGAGIANSFNCMARGILYADVVSTVSPTYAREILGSDGGERLDGLLRRRQDRLVGILNGIDTGVFDPRTDRHLAAAYDAGDPAGKVACKRALQERAGLTVDPERPLLGIVSRLVEQKGLDLLHAIVPWLMRETDAQLVVLGSGQAHLQEAFLRRAEQHPGRIATKIGFDAALAQQIYAGSDAFLMPSRFEPCGLGQLIALRYGSVPIVRATGGLVDTVREGLDGNGFVFHRFDPQDFGDAIWRALQCYRDRPSWALVQERGMREDHSWDTAAQHYAGVYEWARRLVRRG, translated from the coding sequence ATGAACGTTCTCTTTGTTGCCGCCGAAGTGGCGCCCTACGTGAAGACCGGCGGTCTGGCGGACGTCGCCGGGGCGCTCCCGCCGGCGCTGCAGCGCCTGGGACACGACGTTCGCGTGGTGATGCCGCGGTACCGCTCGGTTCGCGAGCAGGGGATCCCCATGGCGGGCCCCATTGCCGCCTCCTTCCTCCCGGCCGGGGTGCGGGCGGAGGAGCAGCGGGTCTGGCGCGCAGCGGCGAGCAACGTACCGCTGTACTTCCTCGACATTCCGGCCGCCTTCGAGCGCTCGGCCGTGTACGGCGAGCCCGACGACGCGCGCCGGTTCATCCTGTTCGCGCGGGGGGTGCTCGACGCCATGCAGCACCTGCGCGAAGTGGAGGGGTGGCAGCCCGACGTGGTGCACTGCCACGACTGGCATGCGGCGCTGGTCATCAACTACCTCAAGAGCTACTACGCGTACACCTTCGGGCACATCGCCACCGTCTTCACCATCCACAACCTGGCGTACCAGGGGCAGGTGCACCCCGACGTGGCGCAGCTGGCCGGACTGCACGAGGGGGGACTGGTGGAGAACGGCATGGGGGCGGGCATTGCCAACTCCTTCAACTGCATGGCCCGGGGCATCCTCTACGCCGATGTCGTGAGCACCGTCAGCCCCACCTATGCCCGGGAAATCCTGGGCAGCGACGGGGGCGAACGGCTCGACGGGCTGCTGCGGCGCCGTCAGGACCGGTTGGTGGGCATTCTCAATGGCATCGACACGGGGGTGTTCGATCCGCGCACCGACCGGCATCTGGCCGCCGCGTACGACGCTGGCGATCCGGCCGGCAAGGTGGCGTGCAAGCGCGCTCTGCAGGAGCGCGCGGGGCTCACGGTAGACCCGGAGCGACCGCTTTTGGGCATCGTATCGCGGCTGGTGGAGCAGAAAGGGCTGGACCTGCTGCATGCCATCGTGCCCTGGCTCATGCGTGAGACCGATGCGCAGCTGGTGGTGCTGGGCTCAGGGCAGGCACACCTGCAGGAGGCCTTCCTGCGCCGCGCCGAACAGCATCCGGGGCGCATCGCCACGAAAATCGGCTTCGACGCCGCGCTGGCCCAGCAGATCTATGCCGGATCGGACGCCTTTCTCATGCCGTCACGGTTCGAGCCGTGCGGACTGGGGCAGCTCATTGCCCTGCGCTACGGCAGCGTGCCCATCGTGCGCGCCACCGGCGGCCTCGTGGATACGGTGCGCGAGGGACTCGACGGTAACGGCTTCGTCTTTCATCGCTTCGACCCGCAGGATTTCGGCGACGCGATCTGGCGCGCGCTCCAGTGCTACCGCGATCGGCCGTCGTGGGCGCTGGTGCAGGAGCGGGGAATGCGCGAAGACCACTCGTGGGACACCGCGGCCCAGCACTACGCGGGCGTGTACGAGTGGGCGCGGCGGCTCGTCAGGCGGGGATGA
- a CDS encoding RagB/SusD family nutrient uptake outer membrane protein: protein MRRTQSTASLATRLPIRVTATRFRTALLGGTLALAAGCQNFLDVNENPNAPQRVSANLYLPPILHWVATSEQFDGRFIGRYTQNWTLPSGATLASTWDRMGYDPTSDNGGQLWRDVYWSIGQNLVDMIEIAKAEERWDLLGIGQAIQAWGWLKVTDVHGELIIKQAFDQTRFTFDYDTQEFAYQETLRLLDEAIKNLQRTDGAVSQQFLARFDRVYGGDRVRWLRFAYGLKAMALNHYSNKGSYRPQEVIAAVDLSFTSNADDALLAYSGTSADNADANFWGPRRNNLTNYRQTNFVVNLMNGTVFGGVVDPRLSRMLAPAPDGQFRGRDNQVGTTALPAAQQPNNLFGYVGTAGAGQPSRYLFADRSRFPIMTYSQLQFIKAEAAFRSGNRAVALQAYTNGVSSHLDFVNARNLDDGQAVAQISAAERSAFLASPAIMPSVGSLTLTQIMTQKYIAQWGWAHVETWMDMRRFNYTGIDPQTGQQVFPGFAIPTVLFPDNDGKIVHRIRARFNSEYVWNRAALDKIGGLALDFHTKPLWITQP from the coding sequence ATGCGACGCACTCAATCCACGGCGTCGCTCGCGACGCGACTTCCCATTCGCGTGACTGCCACGCGCTTTCGCACGGCCCTGCTGGGTGGTACTCTCGCCCTCGCGGCCGGGTGCCAGAACTTCCTCGACGTGAACGAGAATCCGAACGCGCCGCAGCGTGTCTCGGCCAATCTCTATCTGCCGCCGATCCTGCACTGGGTGGCCACCTCGGAGCAATTCGACGGCCGATTCATCGGGCGCTACACGCAGAACTGGACCCTGCCGTCCGGGGCAACCCTGGCCAGCACGTGGGATCGCATGGGCTACGATCCCACCTCCGACAATGGTGGTCAGCTCTGGCGTGACGTGTATTGGAGCATCGGCCAGAACCTGGTCGACATGATCGAGATTGCCAAGGCCGAGGAACGCTGGGACCTGCTCGGCATCGGTCAGGCGATTCAGGCGTGGGGATGGCTCAAGGTCACGGACGTGCACGGTGAACTGATCATCAAGCAGGCCTTCGACCAGACCCGCTTTACCTTCGACTACGACACGCAGGAGTTCGCGTATCAGGAAACGCTCCGCCTGCTCGACGAGGCGATCAAGAACCTGCAGCGGACCGATGGGGCAGTGAGTCAGCAGTTTCTAGCCCGCTTCGATCGCGTCTACGGCGGCGACCGGGTGCGGTGGTTGCGCTTCGCGTACGGCCTGAAGGCCATGGCACTCAATCACTACAGCAACAAGGGCAGCTATCGCCCGCAGGAAGTGATCGCCGCGGTGGACCTGTCGTTCACGAGCAATGCCGACGATGCCCTGCTGGCCTACAGCGGCACCAGTGCGGACAATGCCGACGCCAACTTCTGGGGCCCACGTCGCAACAACCTGACGAACTACCGGCAGACCAACTTCGTCGTGAATCTGATGAACGGCACCGTCTTCGGTGGCGTGGTGGACCCGCGGCTGAGCCGCATGCTGGCACCGGCGCCCGACGGACAGTTCCGTGGGCGGGACAATCAGGTCGGTACCACCGCGCTGCCGGCAGCGCAGCAGCCGAACAATCTTTTCGGCTACGTGGGCACGGCGGGAGCCGGTCAGCCGTCGCGGTATCTGTTCGCCGATCGGAGCCGGTTCCCGATCATGACGTACAGTCAGCTGCAGTTCATCAAAGCCGAAGCCGCGTTCCGCTCCGGGAACCGGGCGGTGGCGCTGCAGGCGTACACGAACGGCGTGTCGTCACACTTGGACTTCGTGAACGCACGCAACCTCGATGATGGGCAGGCGGTGGCGCAGATCAGTGCGGCGGAACGGTCGGCGTTTCTGGCGAGTCCGGCCATCATGCCCAGTGTGGGGAGTCTCACGCTCACGCAGATCATGACGCAGAAGTACATCGCCCAGTGGGGGTGGGCACACGTGGAGACGTGGATGGACATGCGCCGCTTCAACTACACCGGCATCGATCCCCAGACGGGGCAGCAGGTCTTCCCCGGCTTCGCCATCCCGACGGTGCTCTTCCCAGACAACGACGGGAAGATCGTACATCGCATCCGGGCGCGGTTCAACTCCGAATATGTCTGGAATCGAGCGGCGCTCGACAAGATCGGTGGGCTCGCACTCGATTTCCACACCAAACCGCTCTGGATCACTCAACCGTAA
- a CDS encoding SusC/RagA family TonB-linked outer membrane protein, whose protein sequence is MQIRILALLLGAVLSVSPLSAQQKTVTGRVTRDGDVPLSGVSVVVKGTSQVVQTSSGGIYTISVRVGQTLQYRLIGYVPKERLVGAANIIDVSLEKSAANLDAMVVTALGQTATKRELGSAQQTVSGAELAQTGRENFINALAGRVAGVDVTSSSGVPGSSSSITIRGVSSISGSNQPLMIVDGLPLDNKTLNTNVLASDAPGSATAFNNRGIDFTNRAADINPEDIETLVVLKGPEAAALYGIDAANGAIVITTKRGKAGTGGFEYSNWVRLDNTRAQPEIQGVYGPTSQAGATLGSFQYFGAPYAPGVQLFNNVDGFFRTAVSQQHVLTFSGATSDNKVGYRISGNLNRNLGVIPNSQLQRINLTGAMNAQVNKYVRADLSMLYVQSTNDQPEKGGNGPLLGLLLWPQTDNAGDFLSPAGTRRRITALAANAEVDNPYFSVSRNLIQARTNRIFPNLGLTVTPFSWGSIKTNIGVDNYTNSNQILRHPESSVGFTNNGIMDNAVDVTRNINTQTIFNINRQRIGRGFTLSGLVGHALSDSKSEVNAESGRNFLDPNFVSINNTDIATRFARTTIAQRRLVSAFGQAQLGYNNWAFVTVTGRNDWTSTIPIERNSFFYPSVQSSVIVSDAVPAIGKFMTAKVRASYAEVGRDARPYAYRPFLESKTTTGGGYGYGFTGPNLGLRPEFAASREGGFELASLNDRIGLDVTVYRKETKDQIVNDIRGSYGTGFILFNLNGARTRNTGVEVVARAVPVQTSDLSWELIANYEQARGRVLNLPNELPESYVSDTWLYGNIRNGVAPGLSTRSMTGLFYQRNNQGQLLIDPTTGLPIRSTTFIDAGYDRQPLWTMGVTNNLKYKRASVTMLWDFRRGGDVFNATQHFLTTRGLSMQTLDRDQARIVPGVLRDGRENSATPTPNGIVVIPAVQPAFYTGMSEELFVEKNVHWVRLRDVTLRMEFPGHYVRARRASAFIRGTDLLLFTNYSGLDPIVNGNTAAVGGSGAVGIDFGNFPMPRGFSFGITLGY, encoded by the coding sequence ATGCAGATTCGCATCCTCGCGTTGCTTCTGGGTGCCGTCCTGTCCGTGTCGCCGCTTTCGGCGCAGCAGAAGACGGTCACCGGGCGCGTCACGCGCGACGGCGATGTACCTCTCTCTGGCGTTTCGGTCGTCGTCAAAGGCACCAGCCAGGTCGTCCAGACCAGCAGCGGTGGCATCTACACCATCAGCGTCCGGGTCGGCCAGACCCTGCAGTACCGGCTGATCGGGTACGTGCCCAAGGAACGGCTGGTCGGCGCCGCCAACATCATCGATGTGTCGCTCGAGAAATCGGCGGCCAATCTCGATGCCATGGTGGTCACCGCACTTGGCCAGACGGCCACGAAACGCGAACTGGGCAGCGCCCAGCAGACGGTCAGCGGCGCCGAACTGGCGCAGACCGGCCGTGAGAATTTCATCAACGCGCTCGCCGGCCGTGTGGCCGGGGTAGACGTGACGAGCTCCTCGGGCGTGCCGGGTTCGTCGTCGAGCATCACCATCCGCGGCGTGAGTTCCATCAGCGGCAGCAACCAGCCGCTCATGATCGTCGATGGCCTGCCGCTGGACAACAAGACGCTCAACACCAACGTCCTCGCGTCGGACGCGCCCGGCTCGGCCACCGCGTTCAACAACCGCGGCATCGACTTCACCAATCGTGCGGCCGACATCAACCCCGAGGACATCGAGACGCTCGTCGTGCTCAAGGGCCCGGAAGCGGCGGCGCTGTATGGCATCGACGCGGCGAACGGCGCGATCGTCATCACCACCAAGCGCGGCAAGGCGGGGACCGGCGGCTTCGAGTACAGCAATTGGGTGCGGCTCGACAACACGCGCGCCCAGCCGGAGATCCAGGGGGTGTACGGCCCGACCTCGCAGGCGGGGGCCACACTCGGGTCGTTCCAGTACTTCGGGGCGCCGTATGCGCCGGGCGTGCAGCTCTTCAACAATGTGGACGGGTTCTTCCGCACCGCCGTGTCACAGCAGCACGTGCTTACGTTCAGCGGCGCGACCAGCGACAACAAGGTCGGCTACCGCATTTCGGGGAACCTGAATCGCAATCTCGGCGTCATTCCCAACTCCCAGCTGCAGCGCATCAACCTCACCGGCGCCATGAACGCGCAGGTGAACAAGTACGTGCGCGCTGACCTGTCCATGCTCTACGTGCAGTCCACCAACGACCAGCCGGAGAAGGGCGGCAACGGTCCGCTGCTCGGTCTGCTGCTCTGGCCGCAGACCGACAACGCGGGTGATTTCCTTTCTCCTGCCGGTACGCGCCGCCGCATCACCGCCCTGGCGGCCAATGCGGAGGTGGACAACCCGTACTTCAGCGTGAGCCGAAACCTGATCCAGGCGCGTACGAATCGCATCTTCCCGAATCTCGGGCTCACCGTCACGCCGTTCTCGTGGGGCTCCATCAAGACCAACATCGGTGTCGACAACTACACGAATTCGAACCAGATCCTGCGGCACCCCGAGAGCTCGGTAGGCTTCACGAACAACGGCATCATGGACAACGCCGTGGATGTGACGCGCAACATCAACACCCAGACGATCTTCAACATCAATCGGCAGCGGATCGGCAGGGGCTTCACACTGAGCGGTCTGGTGGGTCACGCCCTGTCAGACTCGAAGAGCGAGGTGAACGCCGAAAGCGGCCGCAACTTTCTCGATCCGAACTTCGTCTCGATCAACAACACCGACATTGCCACCCGCTTCGCCCGCACCACGATTGCGCAGCGCCGCCTGGTGAGCGCCTTCGGTCAGGCGCAGCTCGGATACAACAACTGGGCGTTCGTAACCGTGACCGGACGCAACGACTGGACATCGACGATCCCGATCGAGCGCAACTCGTTCTTCTATCCGTCGGTGCAGAGCTCGGTGATCGTTTCGGATGCCGTGCCGGCCATAGGCAAGTTCATGACGGCCAAGGTGCGGGCCAGTTACGCCGAGGTGGGGCGTGACGCCCGACCCTACGCGTATCGGCCGTTCCTCGAGTCGAAGACCACCACCGGCGGCGGCTACGGCTACGGCTTTACCGGCCCGAACCTTGGATTGCGCCCGGAGTTCGCCGCCTCACGTGAGGGCGGGTTCGAGCTCGCAAGTCTCAACGACCGGATTGGGCTCGACGTGACGGTCTACCGCAAGGAAACGAAAGACCAGATCGTCAACGACATCCGCGGGTCCTACGGCACGGGTTTCATCCTGTTCAACCTGAACGGGGCACGGACCCGCAATACCGGCGTGGAAGTGGTGGCACGCGCCGTACCTGTCCAGACCAGCGACCTCTCGTGGGAACTGATTGCCAACTACGAGCAGGCGCGCGGACGGGTCCTCAACTTGCCGAACGAGCTCCCCGAGTCGTACGTGTCGGACACGTGGTTGTACGGCAACATCCGCAACGGGGTAGCGCCAGGGCTGTCCACGCGCTCCATGACGGGTCTGTTCTATCAGCGGAACAACCAGGGGCAGCTGCTCATCGACCCCACGACGGGCCTGCCCATCCGCAGCACCACCTTCATCGATGCGGGCTATGACCGGCAGCCGCTCTGGACGATGGGTGTCACGAACAACTTGAAGTACAAGCGGGCGTCGGTCACCATGTTGTGGGATTTCCGCCGCGGCGGCGACGTGTTCAACGCCACGCAGCACTTTCTCACGACGCGCGGACTCTCCATGCAGACGCTCGATCGCGACCAGGCGCGTATCGTGCCTGGCGTACTGCGTGACGGGCGCGAGAACTCGGCCACCCCCACCCCGAACGGGATCGTGGTCATCCCCGCCGTGCAGCCGGCGTTCTACACGGGTATGAGCGAGGAGCTGTTCGTCGAGAAGAACGTGCACTGGGTGCGACTGCGCGACGTGACCCTGCGCATGGAGTTCCCCGGTCACTACGTGCGGGCCCGGCGCGCGAGCGCGTTCATCCGCGGCACCGACCTCCTGCTGTTCACCAATTACTCCGGCCTCGACCCGATCGTGAACGGCAACACGGCTGCCGTGGGCGGCTCGGGCGCGGTGGGCATCGATTTCGGCAACTTCCCGATGCCGCGCGGGTTCTCCTTCGGCATCACGCTGGGATACTGA
- the rfaD gene encoding ADP-glyceromanno-heptose 6-epimerase: MPPPARATLMSDYLSVPCPLPLPALPPRLPSRVLVTGGAGFIGSALVWALNGLGVERIVVTDRLGQDEKWRNLVPLRFEDYLEADDLMAPLERGALGRFDLVLHLGACSATTERDASFLAKNNFEYTKQLAHWALGHEVRFVYASSAATYGDGAQGMDDTHDETAALTRLRPLNAYGYSKHLFDQYAAAMGVLPNVVGLKYFNVYGPNEAHKGDMRSLVHKAYGQIEATGRVQLFRSYRPEFRDGEQRRDFLYVKDAVAMTLHLAMTPQAGGLYNIGSGEAHTWLALTGALFAALGREPQVEFIDMPDSLRAKYQYHTQAGIAKLRATGYDAPVTPLALAVQDYVQGYLVGDRRLGD; encoded by the coding sequence TTGCCCCCACCCGCCCGCGCCACGCTCATGTCCGATTACCTGTCCGTCCCGTGTCCGCTCCCCCTGCCGGCGCTTCCGCCACGTCTGCCGTCACGCGTTCTCGTTACCGGGGGCGCCGGGTTCATCGGCAGCGCGCTGGTGTGGGCGCTCAACGGCCTCGGCGTTGAACGCATTGTCGTAACCGACCGGCTGGGACAGGACGAAAAGTGGCGCAACCTCGTGCCGCTGCGCTTCGAGGACTATCTGGAGGCCGACGACCTCATGGCCCCCCTCGAGCGGGGCGCCCTGGGGCGGTTCGACCTCGTCCTGCACCTCGGGGCCTGCTCGGCCACCACCGAACGTGACGCGAGCTTTCTGGCCAAGAACAACTTCGAGTACACCAAGCAGCTGGCGCACTGGGCGCTCGGGCACGAGGTCCGCTTCGTGTACGCCTCCAGCGCCGCCACGTATGGGGACGGCGCACAAGGGATGGACGACACCCACGACGAAACAGCCGCGCTCACGCGATTGCGGCCGCTCAACGCCTACGGGTACTCCAAGCACCTGTTCGACCAGTACGCCGCCGCCATGGGCGTGCTCCCCAATGTCGTGGGGCTCAAGTACTTCAACGTGTACGGCCCCAACGAGGCGCACAAAGGCGACATGCGCTCGCTGGTGCACAAGGCCTACGGGCAGATCGAAGCCACGGGACGCGTGCAGCTGTTCCGCTCGTACCGCCCCGAGTTCCGTGATGGCGAGCAGCGCCGCGACTTCCTCTACGTAAAGGATGCCGTGGCCATGACGTTGCACCTCGCCATGACACCGCAGGCCGGTGGCCTCTACAACATTGGCAGTGGGGAGGCGCACACCTGGCTCGCCCTCACCGGCGCGCTGTTCGCGGCGCTCGGCCGGGAGCCGCAGGTGGAGTTCATCGACATGCCGGACAGCCTGCGCGCCAAGTACCAGTATCACACGCAGGCCGGTATCGCGAAGCTGCGCGCGACCGGCTACGACGCGCCCGTCACGCCGCTGGCGCTGGCCGTGCAGGACTACGTGCAGGGCTACCTCGTGGGGGACCGTCGGCTCGGTGACTGA